The Psychrobacter arenosus region AGCCTAGCTAGGCTTAGCTATTTAGAATGTTTCAAAAAGAGCCTAGTAGCTGTCTGAGTCTATCGTTTTGCCAAGTATCAGCTTGACTATAGATGTAATCTTTCACAATGTATCTTGCCATGTCATCTACATAAGGTGGTGATCTCATTGGCGTAAACCTGCTATCTATAGCTATACCTTTATCTTCCATATCAACTAGATGGTCGTAAGCATTATCAGTCTGTAACCAAATTGTGTTAGCCTCATATTTATTAAGCTTTTCAAGCTTCGATATTACATATGTCATAATCGCAAAATCGTAGTGATTCCATGAGTAAGACCGTCCTGCTTGTAGTTGATAGCAAACATCATCCCAAAGATTTTCAAGATAGCCTATATCTATTGCAGTGTTTTGACCTTGCATCCATCTGATAGTTTGCCTAGCTATTTTTTTGCATAAGTTATCAGATAGCTTTATAGCAACGTTTGATAGTATCTTTTGCTCTAAGTCCATAATATCCCTGTACTTTCTCAATGAGTTTTTTGTGCCTTTATCAAACTCATAGCTTAACGTATTCTTTAAACCATTTAGACTACTATTCTTAGTAATAGCATATTAATAATTTGAAAAACACTTGACGCAACTTAGCCAGTCTCCTAGTAAATGGTATAAATATAAAAAAATGCTGGTCTCTAGAGAGAGGCTTAAACCCTTACTGCATAAGGATTATAGGGTTTAAATAGTCTTTTTTTTCATCAGAAATAATCATAATTTTAACTATTAAATAGCTTCAAGAATTAATCTGTATTTCTAAAAGCATCAAAAGAATGCATTGATTATGCAATGTTGCACGGGCTACGTCATACTGCCGAACATGATTGTAATGAAGGTTTTTAGAAAAGTTTAAGATTGTATTATGACAGAGCCTAACAATAATATTTTTCGATAAATTGTCAAAAACATGCTTGAAATATTATTCATATCGCCTAATACTGCTTCCTTATCTATTTAATATAAGGAAGTTATAGTGAGCAACTCTTATGATGAGCATGGAAATCCAGACGACGATGATGATGAGTTAACCCCTAATCAGCAACAACAGGAACATGATCTAATTGCAGCGCGTATGGAAAATGATACGTTTTATGAAGAGTTATTGGACGATGCTCCACCTAATACATTTATGGATACTCACCCAGAGAAATAGCTATTCTAAGTTATATTTAGAATAGCTTATGCTTCTAAGAAGCATTCAAACTATGTATGAGTTAGAGGGCTTCCGAGAGCTATTATGATTAGAAGCCCTATTGGAAAAATTATTATATAAAAAGACGAATCATTTGAGGTGATTTGTCTTTTTATATGAATTAGGTCGTCTAAAGCATTATATATACATTATTTTCTCAAAGTTACTTACACCCTCTACAAAACGCTTAACTGAGTCAGGCAATTTATCAAACAAGCTATTGTTTAATACTAAGGAGTAAATTCTTTTAAGATTGCAAATACTTTCAGGTAGTGTACTTAGATAGTTATAGCTAAGGTTAAGCTCTTCTAGAGCTGACAAGTTGCCAAAACTATCAGGTAAAGTCGTTAAAAAATTATTCTCAATACATAGCGCTACTAGGTTAGTTAAAAGCCCTATAGTGTTTGGTAATTCAGTTAGTCGATTACGGTTGATGTGGAACACTTCTAGTTCAATCAAGTTATTAATACTAGGTGGTAGTTTACTTAGTCGATTACCTGAGAAAGCAGCGAACTGCAATTTAATTAGTTTTCCAATTTCATCAGGTAGTGTAGTTAATTGATTATTGTCAGCACAAAGAATTTGTAGTTTGTTAAGTTGGCATATGCTACTTGGTAACGCTGTTAGGTTGTTACCATCAATTATCAGACAGAGCAATTTTTTTAGATTACCAATACTATCAGGTAGTTCTGTTAGTTCATGATTACTAATAATGATTCTGGAGAGGTTCGTCAATACTCCAATGGCCTTAGGCAAATAGGTTATTGCGCTAAAAGGCTGACTATAATCTCTAGAGATTTTTAGGTCTTCCATTAACAATAATTGATCTTTATTGCGAGGAATTTCTCTCTCAGATATTCCAAATTTGTCTGCCCATTTCCATATACTCTCAATCTGGCTATCTTTATTGGCAGAGTCATTAATATCAATTAAAGTATTTCTAATACATCCG contains the following coding sequences:
- a CDS encoding leucine-rich repeat domain-containing protein, whose protein sequence is MQLSKPKRIAFKLPRTTNTYKSEAFKLTDGCIRNTLIDINDSANKDSQIESIWKWADKFGISEREIPRNKDQLLLMEDLKISRDYSQPFSAITYLPKAIGVLTNLSRIIISNHELTELPDSIGNLKKLLCLIIDGNNLTALPSSICQLNKLQILCADNNQLTTLPDEIGKLIKLQFAAFSGNRLSKLPPSINNLIELEVFHINRNRLTELPNTIGLLTNLVALCIENNFLTTLPDSFGNLSALEELNLSYNYLSTLPESICNLKRIYSLVLNNSLFDKLPDSVKRFVEGVSNFEKIMYI